One genomic segment of Paenibacillus sp. FSL H8-0332 includes these proteins:
- a CDS encoding AraC family transcriptional regulator: MVTAKALELEYRYRVNHVVNYMEEHLTDPLTLKEVSDVGAFSPFHFHRVFKAVMGENVHGFTRRIRIEKAIKLLLFHPNRSITDIALDCGMQTPAHFCRVFREHTGLSASECRDRFPLQTIAERFRARFTFEKSTELSRKLAELSIEIRNLAPMTAIYARYRGTINEGKINSDITGLFERVASWLDAREALKKGSMTVGLILDDPFITPDGRHRYDACITTEQRMTPTGDLGIRTIPGGKYAIVRMTDRPDTVKDLLHLVSIEWLPLSPYIWDVSRPALEIYFPNSLHHPDGQCEMEFGIPIKLNEASFW, from the coding sequence ATGGTGACAGCCAAAGCCTTGGAATTGGAATACCGGTACCGGGTCAACCATGTCGTCAACTACATGGAGGAGCATCTTACGGATCCATTAACCCTTAAAGAAGTGTCGGACGTGGGCGCCTTCTCCCCCTTTCACTTCCATCGGGTGTTCAAAGCGGTGATGGGTGAGAACGTGCACGGGTTTACCCGGCGGATCCGCATCGAGAAGGCAATCAAGCTACTGTTGTTCCACCCAAACCGGAGCATAACTGATATCGCCTTGGATTGTGGTATGCAAACCCCGGCCCACTTTTGCAGAGTGTTCCGCGAGCATACCGGCCTGAGTGCTTCCGAATGCCGGGACAGGTTTCCTCTCCAGACGATTGCGGAACGGTTCAGGGCCCGGTTCACCTTTGAAAAGTCCACCGAACTGTCCCGCAAGCTGGCGGAACTCTCGATTGAGATTCGGAACCTTGCTCCAATGACTGCTATCTACGCCCGGTATAGGGGAACCATCAATGAAGGAAAAATCAATTCGGACATTACGGGGCTATTTGAGCGGGTAGCCTCGTGGTTGGACGCGAGAGAAGCACTAAAAAAAGGAAGTATGACGGTCGGACTCATCCTCGACGACCCTTTCATCACGCCGGACGGCAGACACAGGTATGACGCTTGCATTACAACGGAGCAACGGATGACGCCGACTGGCGATCTGGGCATCCGGACGATTCCTGGAGGCAAATACGCCATTGTGCGGATGACCGACAGACCGGATACGGTGAAAGATCTGCTGCACCTGGTCTCCATCGAGTGGCTTCCCCTAAGCCCGTATATATGGGACGTTTCACGTCCGGCCCTAGAGATTTACTTCCCCAACTCCCTTCACCATCCGGATGGACAGTGCGAAATGGAATTCGGCATCCCGATCAAACTAAATGAAGCAAGCTTCTGGTAG
- a CDS encoding effector binding domain-containing protein has protein sequence MKEIQRILQSDESRIALAVFQEKMYELSSEMTALSVIHNVLQNLVDQLKLHAEVKLNPGVWMDKTLLQIVEALPLSKSNLKEDLSMNDLIKADQHLSTLKEVRIVYLPPSPVASIQVIGKSPEYETGMELQKFMMDTKLAQLKPDLRHYGFNHPNGVQPDGSDHGYERGVTIPDDLEVREPFVKKHFTGGLHAAHMIPMGSFEEWGWLTEWVEHHEEYEPNWGDPDCMYGSKEEHLNYINQYHLSNEEIDKVVQLDLLHPIKSKLNR, from the coding sequence TTGAAGGAAATTCAAAGGATTCTGCAGAGTGATGAGTCCAGGATCGCACTTGCTGTGTTCCAAGAAAAGATGTATGAACTATCCAGCGAAATGACGGCATTGTCTGTCATTCACAATGTACTGCAAAACTTGGTAGATCAACTCAAGCTCCATGCCGAAGTGAAGCTGAACCCGGGAGTCTGGATGGATAAAACTCTGCTACAGATCGTTGAAGCCCTTCCTTTATCCAAAAGTAATCTCAAGGAGGACCTATCCATGAACGATTTGATCAAGGCAGATCAACATTTATCCACGCTTAAGGAGGTACGGATTGTTTACCTTCCACCTTCACCAGTGGCTTCGATCCAAGTAATTGGAAAATCACCGGAGTATGAAACGGGGATGGAGTTGCAAAAGTTTATGATGGACACGAAGCTGGCCCAACTCAAGCCTGATCTGCGGCATTATGGATTTAATCATCCGAATGGAGTCCAACCGGATGGATCGGACCATGGGTACGAGAGAGGGGTAACGATACCTGATGATCTAGAGGTACGTGAACCGTTCGTGAAGAAGCATTTCACCGGTGGCTTACACGCAGCTCACATGATTCCCATGGGCAGCTTCGAGGAATGGGGATGGCTCACCGAGTGGGTCGAGCACCATGAGGAGTATGAACCAAACTGGGGAGACCCCGATTGTATGTATGGTTCAAAGGAAGAGCATTTGAATTACATCAACCAGTATCATTTAAGCAATGAGGAAATCGATAAGGTGGTACAATTGGATTTACTACATCCGATAAAGTCAAAGTTGAACCGGTAA
- a CDS encoding sialate O-acetylesterase — MIKSFLMLGQSNMAGRGFLHEVDPIYNEKIKMLRNGQWQMMTEPINYDRPVSGVSLAASFADAWSKANSDEEIGLIPCAEGGSSLNDWHPEGILFQHALSEARFALRSSQICGILWHQGESDSYHSLHETYYEKLTLIIETLRNELNLDEVPLIIGGLGGFLGKTGFGQQATEYRQVNEQLQRFANEQQNCYFVTAAELTANPDGIHIDAVSQRKFGYRYFEAFSNKCHVLEPLPGEELSLKVERDYSKTEQIYLLSMDLALGKITYAEFEAQMVKVMQP; from the coding sequence ATGATAAAATCATTTTTAATGTTGGGTCAATCTAATATGGCAGGCCGTGGATTCTTGCATGAAGTCGACCCTATATATAATGAAAAAATAAAAATGCTGCGTAATGGACAGTGGCAGATGATGACAGAGCCGATTAATTATGACCGTCCGGTTTCCGGTGTAAGCCTGGCGGCGTCTTTCGCCGATGCCTGGTCGAAAGCCAATTCTGATGAAGAAATTGGTTTGATTCCTTGTGCAGAAGGTGGCAGTTCTTTGAATGATTGGCATCCGGAGGGCATCCTTTTTCAGCATGCTTTGTCCGAAGCCCGCTTCGCCTTGCGGTCCAGTCAAATCTGCGGAATTCTTTGGCACCAGGGTGAGAGCGACAGTTATCATTCGCTGCATGAAACTTATTACGAGAAATTAACCCTTATCATCGAGACCCTAAGAAACGAATTGAATCTTGATGAGGTGCCGTTGATCATTGGCGGACTTGGTGGTTTCCTTGGTAAGACTGGTTTTGGGCAGCAAGCGACAGAGTATAGACAGGTCAATGAACAATTGCAGCGCTTCGCTAACGAACAGCAAAATTGTTATTTTGTAACGGCGGCAGAGTTGACCGCGAATCCTGATGGCATTCATATAGACGCGGTTTCGCAACGCAAATTCGGCTACCGCTATTTCGAAGCTTTTTCGAACAAGTGTCATGTATTGGAGCCCCTCCCGGGGGAGGAGCTATCGCTGAAAGTGGAGCGCGACTATTCAAAAACAGAACAGATCTACCTTCTTAGCATGGATTTGGCTTTGGGTAAAATCACTTACGCGGAATTCGAAGCGCAGATGGTGAAGGTTATGCAGCCTTGA
- a CDS encoding AraC family transcriptional regulator: MTMRSSKMVKVPIELVKFPNKKGSLKLDGMSVIEICFYTQGIKGTFFLQDHLLLIVKSGVYTVRFGDQEYTMRSNEMMFIHKSMGVEYEKAGEPNSDYILDYMMFFLNEKIVDEFLKFAGLKPICLVNDVVPITVFPINDRIGSYIESLKPYFEHPDEVQEGLVRVKLMELLFHIADSNDRLLHQMMQPISKDRDSITKIMEENFMNPVSLNDLAYLSGRSLAAFKRDFQAIYNTSPLKWVRNRRLDKAEELLAETALSVTDICFSTGFENIAHFSKVFKERFGLPPSEFRRQLRLKKDA, encoded by the coding sequence ATGACTATGAGATCAAGCAAAATGGTCAAGGTGCCTATTGAACTGGTAAAGTTTCCGAATAAAAAAGGGAGTTTGAAGCTGGATGGGATGTCCGTTATCGAAATCTGTTTTTACACGCAAGGCATAAAAGGAACCTTTTTTTTGCAGGATCATCTTCTGCTAATCGTCAAGTCGGGTGTCTATACAGTTCGCTTCGGTGATCAAGAATATACGATGCGGAGCAACGAAATGATGTTTATTCATAAATCAATGGGAGTCGAGTACGAGAAAGCGGGTGAACCCAATTCCGATTACATCCTCGACTATATGATGTTTTTCCTGAACGAGAAGATAGTAGATGAATTCCTCAAGTTCGCTGGTTTAAAACCGATTTGTCTCGTGAATGATGTTGTTCCGATAACAGTCTTTCCGATCAATGACCGCATTGGAAGCTATATCGAGTCGTTAAAACCCTATTTCGAGCACCCTGACGAAGTCCAAGAAGGACTGGTTCGTGTGAAACTGATGGAATTGCTGTTTCACATAGCAGATTCGAATGATCGTTTGTTGCATCAAATGATGCAACCCATAAGCAAGGACAGAGACAGCATCACAAAGATCATGGAGGAGAACTTCATGAATCCCGTTTCCCTTAACGACCTGGCCTATTTGTCTGGCAGAAGCCTGGCGGCGTTCAAAAGGGATTTTCAAGCAATATACAACACCTCCCCGCTCAAGTGGGTTCGCAATCGAAGGCTGGATAAAGCCGAGGAACTGTTAGCGGAAACAGCGTTATCTGTTACTGATATCTGTTTTTCGACCGGATTCGAAAATATCGCTCACTTTTCCAAAGTATTCAAGGAAAGATTCGGACTTCCACCGTCAGAGTTTAGACGGCAGCTGAGGTTGAAGAAGGACGCCTAA
- a CDS encoding SDR family oxidoreductase — MNKSKIVLITGGNKGIGFETARQLGNMGYEILIGARSENKGHEAVTLLEKEKIKAKTVVLDVTNPSSVLSAAEWIEQEYGLLDILINNAGVFFEENTSPSELELSVLKSTYETNVFGVFSVTKAMLPLLRNSSAGRIVNLSSALGSLTLNSDSTSEFYNANSLAYNSSKTAVNAFTVSFAKELSDSPIKINSVCPGFTATDLNGNSGYRSVEQAASIVVELATILSDGPTGGFFDERGVVAW; from the coding sequence ATGAATAAATCTAAGATCGTATTAATTACAGGTGGAAACAAAGGTATCGGTTTTGAGACAGCAAGACAATTGGGAAATATGGGGTATGAGATTTTAATAGGAGCAAGAAGCGAAAATAAAGGACATGAGGCCGTAACGTTATTGGAAAAGGAGAAAATTAAAGCTAAAACAGTGGTTCTTGATGTCACGAACCCCAGCTCCGTTCTCTCCGCAGCAGAATGGATTGAGCAAGAGTATGGATTGCTTGATATCTTGATTAATAATGCAGGCGTGTTTTTCGAAGAAAACACCTCTCCAAGTGAATTGGAATTGTCTGTTCTCAAGAGTACCTATGAGACAAACGTTTTCGGTGTATTTTCTGTCACTAAAGCAATGCTTCCATTGCTCAGAAATTCTTCTGCCGGAAGAATCGTTAATCTTTCCAGCGCATTAGGTTCCTTAACCTTGAATTCAGACTCAACGTCGGAATTTTATAATGCGAATTCGCTCGCCTACAATAGTTCTAAAACGGCTGTAAATGCTTTTACCGTTTCCTTTGCTAAAGAATTAAGCGATTCTCCTATTAAAATCAACTCCGTTTGCCCTGGATTTACAGCTACCGATTTAAATGGTAATAGTGGATATCGTTCAGTCGAACAAGCAGCTTCCATTGTAGTGGAGCTTGCCACAATACTTAGTGATGGTCCGACTGGTGGCTTTTTTGATGAGCGTGGAGTTGTGGCTTGGTAA